The proteins below come from a single Lonchura striata isolate bLonStr1 chromosome 10, bLonStr1.mat, whole genome shotgun sequence genomic window:
- the CCDC195 gene encoding coiled-coil domain-containing protein 195 has translation MEGNAHLLQLIRKMRSQINKLERENRALQGELRGCGRAAARAAGSGAAGGGQRARGTGAPAASPASPAAPASPLEKSDTAMTVRRYPTVSPAPAPSSTRSHWAGRKPPSSGLLEVPGRTQPPAPPAAAQLSREEEKGLEKSPASCLSYSHSSNVKLFQEHVYKCQGKVKAVSFLLPTDMSSFAEKQGSLKSPQNQSTKHLMTITEKDM, from the exons ATGGAGGGGAACGCGCACCTCCTGCAGCTCATCCGCAAGATGCGCTCCCAAATCAAcaagctggagagggaaaacagggcgctgcagggagagctgcgGGGCTGCGGGCGGGCAGCGGCGCGGGCAGCGGGGAGCGGCGCCGCGGGCGGAGGGCAGCGCGCCCGCGGGACCGGGGCACCGGCGGCATCCCCGGCCTCCCCGGCAGCTCCAGCATCCCCG TTGGAGAAGTCTG ACACtgccatgactgtgagacgctACCCCACCGtctccccagctcctgctccttccagcACAAGGTCCCACTGGGCTGGCAGGAAGCCTCCAAGCTCTGGGCTCCTGGAGGTGCCAGGCAGAACCCAGCCAccagcccctcctgctgcagcacagctcagcagggaagaggagaaagggCTTGAAAAATCACCGGCCAGTTGTCTCTCCTACAGCCACTCCAGCAACGTGAAGCTGTTTCAGGAGCACGTCTATAAGTGCCA gggtAAAGTGAAGGCTGTGAGTTTCCTCTTACCAACAGATATGTCATCATTTGCTGAAAAGCAAGGTTCTCtcaaaagcccacaaaatcaGAGCACAAAACATCTGATGACCATCACTGAAAAGGATATGTGA